The Halalkalicoccus subterraneus genome contains the following window.
AGCGTCTATCGCTCGTCCTCGACGGCCCCTACAGGCTCGGGCCCGACGGCGAACGCGTCCCCCGCTGGCTCACGATCGAGGAGCGAGACGCGGGCCAGCGCTACGAGGCGACCCTCCGCGAGGGGCTCCGCTGGAGCGAGCCCTACGGCCCGATGACCGCCGAGGACTGGGTTTACTACGTTCGGTCGATCCACCAGGGACTCGACAACTGGGCCGGATCGACCCTCGCCACCCACTGGGAGGGCATCGAGACCGAGGTGCTCGGCGACCGGCGCTTCGAGATCGTCCTAGAGGAGCCGAACGTCGAGTTTCCGAACTCGCCGGCGCTCCGTGAGAGCCTCTGTCTCCCCCGCAGCCTCATCGAACCCTACGTCGAGGGGCAGGATCGGGAGGGATTGGAGAGCGACGAGACGATCGCGACGCTCAATTACACGGGCAACCTCGGGCCGTACACGGTCGAGTCGATCGAGTCCGAGCGTCGGTTCATCGCACGGCGAAACGACGAGTACTACATGCGACGGATCGAGGCGGGTTCGGATCGGTGGAGTCGGGCGCCCTACTTCGAGCGCTACGAGTATCGCGTCTACGGCGACGAGCAGGCCCGACTACAAGCGCTCCGGAGCGGGTCGGTCACGACGACGACCGTTCCGCCGGCCCGGTTCGACCAGTTCGCCAACGACGACGACCACCGGTTCTACCGCATCCCTCGGAACCGCGTCACCGCACTCATGTTCAACCAGCGAGCCAACGGCTGGGAGCCGCTCAGGCAAACCGGGGTCAGGCGCGCGCTTGCGAGGGTGATCGACAAGGACCGCATCGCCTCGTCGCTCTTTCAGGGGTACGCCGAGGCAGTCTCGACGTTCCAGCCCGCCCACTCGGAGTGGCACGGGAACTACGAGGCGCCCGGCGGCGACGGGAACGCCTCCCTCCGCCAAGCGTCGATAGAGCTCGACGATGCGCTCGGAGCCGAATACGGCTACGACGGCGCGACGCTACTCGGCCCCGAGGGCGAGCCGGTCGAGCTGACGTTCGTCCACGCGGGCAACGAGGGGCGCTCGACCGCCCTCGCGAGCTTCCTCGAACGCGAACTCGAACGCCTCGGGATCGCGATCGACCGGCAAGCGGTCCCCGTCGGGACGCTGATCGACTCGTACGTCACCAACGGCTGGAACGGCGAGGAGGAGCCGGCGTGGACGGCCGGCGAGTACAACGCCGGTCCGCGGACGGAAAGCGCAAGCGAGGAGCCCTGGGACCTGCTCTGTGGACTCTCGCTCGACGCCTACCCATACGCGCCGGCGACGACCGGGCGCTACTGGCTCGAGGACGGCGACA
Protein-coding sequences here:
- a CDS encoding ABC transporter substrate-binding protein, which encodes MSEPTRREALRALTAAGVASLAGCASDEEPSDPDETEPDAPTISDRWVTGTATPGRTLLGHRATDAASRERLSLVLDGPYRLGPDGERVPRWLTIEERDAGQRYEATLREGLRWSEPYGPMTAEDWVYYVRSIHQGLDNWAGSTLATHWEGIETEVLGDRRFEIVLEEPNVEFPNSPALRESLCLPRSLIEPYVEGQDREGLESDETIATLNYTGNLGPYTVESIESERRFIARRNDEYYMRRIEAGSDRWSRAPYFERYEYRVYGDEQARLQALRSGSVTTTTVPPARFDQFANDDDHRFYRIPRNRVTALMFNQRANGWEPLRQTGVRRALARVIDKDRIASSLFQGYAEAVSTFQPAHSEWHGNYEAPGGDGNASLRQASIELDDALGAEYGYDGATLLGPEGEPVELTFVHAGNEGRSTALASFLERELERLGIAIDRQAVPVGTLIDSYVTNGWNGEEEPAWTAGEYNAGPRTESASEEPWDLLCGLSLDAYPYAPATTGRYWLEDGDMNFSGYVPEGDLAALYDRARTGANRESALEEAFALLASERPADFLVSPEAIVGYHYSIVGPGQDADGPEWDWDYQTWYSGRR